From one Saccharomyces cerevisiae S288C chromosome XVI, complete sequence genomic stretch:
- a CDS encoding gag protein (Retrotransposon TYA Gag gene co-transcribed with TYB Pol; translated as TYA or TYA-TYB polyprotein; Gag is a nucleocapsid protein that is the structural constituent of virus-like particles (VLPs); similar to retroviral Gag), producing MESQQLSNYPHISHGSACASVTSKEVHTNQDPLDVSASKIQEYDKASTKANSQQTTTPASSAVPENPHHASPQPASVPPPQNGPYPQQCMMTQNQANPSGWSFYGHPSMIPYTPYQMSPMYFPPGPQSQFPQYPSSVGTPLSTPSPESGNTFTDSSSADSDMTSTKKYVRPPPMLTSPNDFPNWVKTYIKFLQNSNLGGIIPTVNGKPVRPITDDELTFLYNTFQIFAPSQFLPTWVKDILSVDYTDIMKILSKSIEKMQSDTQEANDIVTLANLQYNGSTPADAFETKVTNIIDRLNNNGIHINNKVACQLIMRGLSGEYKFLRYTRHRHLNMTVAELFLDIHAIYEEQQGSRNSKPNYRRNPSDEKNDSRSYTNTTKPKVIARNPQKTNNSKSKTARAHNVSTSNNSPSTDNDSISKSTTEPIQLNNKHDLHLRPETY from the coding sequence atggaatcccaacaattatctaattacCCACATATATCTCATGGTAGCGCCTGtgcttcggttacttctaaggaagtccacacaaatcaagatccgttagacgtttcagcttccaaaattcaagaatatgataaggcttccactaaggctaactctcaacagacaacaacacctgcttcatcagctgttccagagaacccCCATCATGCCTCTCCTCAACCTgcttcagtaccacctCCACAGAATGGGCCGTACCCACAGCAGTGCATGATGACCCAAAACCAAGCCAATCCATCTGGTTGGTCATTTTACGGACACCCATCTATGATTCCGTATAcaccttatcaaatgtcgcctatgtactttccacctgggccacaatcacagtttccgcagtatccatcatcagttggaacGCCTCTGAGCACTCCATCACCTGAGTCAggtaatacatttactgattcatcctcagcggactctgatatgacatccactaaaaaatatgtcagaccaccaccaatgttaacctcacctaatgactttccaaattgggttaaaacatacatcaaatttttacaaaactcgaatctcggtggtattattccgACAGTAAACGGAAAACCCGTACGTCCGatcactgatgatgaactcaccttcttgtataacacttttcaaatatttgctcccTCTCAATTCCTACCTACCTGGGTCAAAGACATCCTATCCGTTGATTATAcggatatcatgaaaattctttccaaaagtattgaaaaaatgcaatctgATACCCAAGAGGCAAACGACATTGTGACCctggcaaatttgcaatataatggcagtacacctgcagatgcatttgaaacaaaagtcacaaacattatcgacagactgaacaataatggcattcatatcaataacaaggtcGCATGTcaattaattatgagaggtctatctggcgaatataaatttttacgctaCACACGTCATCGAcatctaaatatgacagtcgctgaactgttcttagatatccatgctatttatgaagaacaacagggatcgagaaacagcaaacctaattacaggagaaatccgagtgatgagaagaatgattctcgcagctatacgaatacaaccaaacccaaagttatagctcggaatcctcaaaaaacaaataattcgaaatcgaaaacagcCAGGGCTCACAATGTATCCACATCTAATAACTCTCCCAGCACGGACAACGATTCcatcagtaaatcaactactgaaccgattcaattgaacaataagcaCGACCTTCATCTTAGGCCAGAAACTTACTGA